A region of Nostoc sp. 'Peltigera membranacea cyanobiont' N6 DNA encodes the following proteins:
- a CDS encoding hybrid sensor histidine kinase/response regulator gives MRKPQNNGFILIVDDNPTNLSVLCAALSSEGFRFRVAVDGETAIAQAERNQPELILLDVQMPGIDGFETCRRLKANPLTENIPIIFTTALADTESKTKGFSLGAVDYIPKPFAQEEVIARVRVHLQLKQLTESLEQQVSDRTKALQQAQVQLVQQEKLSTLGELIAGIGHEINNPINFISSNIPPLEEYIAGITKLLFLYEQEYPNPTAKITNAVENLDLNFVLEDMGKILNSLQIGSERIRNLSNSLRSFCRSDSDTKISANLHQGLDSTLMILQHRIKANGDRPGIEIIKSYGVLPEVNCYLGQMNQVFMNILANAIDALDEAIIEGKMSNLIPQIKIATEIDYEKLVVIRIADNGIGIPERLKKRLFEPLFTTKSVGKGTGLGLSIAYEIVVEKHKGVLDVNSQPGMGTEFIIKIPI, from the coding sequence ATGAGAAAACCCCAAAATAATGGATTCATTTTGATTGTAGATGATAATCCGACAAATTTATCTGTCCTGTGTGCAGCTCTCAGTAGTGAGGGTTTTCGTTTCCGTGTTGCAGTCGATGGAGAAACTGCGATCGCTCAAGCTGAACGCAATCAACCAGAATTGATTTTGCTGGATGTCCAAATGCCCGGTATTGACGGATTTGAGACTTGTCGTCGCCTCAAAGCCAATCCTCTCACCGAAAACATTCCCATTATTTTCACCACTGCTTTGGCGGATACGGAAAGCAAAACTAAGGGATTTTCCCTCGGTGCAGTAGACTATATCCCTAAACCGTTTGCACAAGAGGAAGTTATTGCTAGAGTGCGCGTGCATTTACAACTCAAACAATTGACTGAATCGTTGGAACAACAAGTTAGCGATCGCACCAAGGCTTTGCAACAAGCTCAAGTCCAACTGGTACAGCAAGAAAAACTATCAACGCTCGGAGAGTTAATCGCTGGTATTGGCCATGAAATCAACAACCCCATTAACTTTATTTCTAGCAATATTCCCCCCTTAGAAGAATACATTGCTGGAATCACCAAGTTGCTTTTCCTGTACGAACAAGAGTATCCCAACCCAACAGCCAAAATTACCAATGCTGTTGAGAACTTGGATCTGAATTTTGTTCTCGAAGATATGGGAAAAATTTTGAACTCACTCCAGATAGGAAGCGAACGAATTCGCAACCTTTCTAATTCACTCCGCAGCTTCTGTCGCTCGGATAGTGATACCAAAATCTCTGCTAATTTGCACCAAGGACTTGATAGTACACTAATGATTTTGCAACACCGCATCAAGGCTAATGGCGATCGTCCTGGCATTGAAATTATTAAAAGTTATGGAGTACTACCAGAGGTAAACTGCTATCTAGGTCAGATGAATCAAGTATTTATGAACATTTTAGCAAATGCAATTGATGCTCTTGATGAAGCTATAATTGAAGGCAAAATGAGCAATCTAATTCCTCAAATAAAAATTGCAACAGAAATAGATTATGAGAAATTGGTTGTAATTCGGATTGCTGACAATGGGATTGGTATTCCTGAACGGCTTAAAAAACGCTTGTTTGAGCCGTTGTTTACCACAAAAAGCGTAGGGAAAGGCACTGGACTCGGCTTGTCGATAGCTTATGAAATAGTTGTAGAGAAACACAAAGGTGTATTAGATGTAAATTCTCAACCAGGTATGGGAACTGAGTTTATCATCAAAATTCCCATCTAA
- a CDS encoding protochlorophyllide reductase gives MVQDRKSTVIITGASSGVGLYAAKALAERGWYVVMACRDVAKAQLAAQSVGIPHQGSYTIMHIDLGSMDSVRQFVKNFRASGNSLDALVCNAAIYMPLLKEPLRSPEGFELSVATNHLGHFLLCNLMLEDLKKSSSDPRLVILGTVTHNPDELGGKIPPRPDLGDLQGFAEGFKEPISMIDGKKFEPVKAYKDSKVCNVLTMRELHQRYHESTGIVFNSLYPGCVAETPLFRNHYPLFQKIFPLFQKYITKGYVSQELAGERVAAVVADPEYNQSGVYWSWGNRQKEDGKSFVQKVSPQARDDDKGDRLWQLSAKLVGIA, from the coding sequence ATGGTACAGGATAGGAAGTCAACGGTTATAATCACAGGTGCCTCTTCAGGTGTCGGTTTGTACGCTGCCAAGGCTCTTGCTGAAAGGGGATGGTATGTAGTGATGGCCTGTAGAGATGTAGCGAAGGCTCAACTTGCAGCCCAATCTGTAGGAATCCCCCACCAGGGCAGCTACACTATCATGCATATCGATCTCGGCTCAATGGATAGCGTTCGACAATTTGTGAAGAACTTCCGAGCAAGCGGAAACTCTTTAGACGCTTTAGTGTGCAATGCTGCAATTTATATGCCTTTGCTAAAGGAGCCACTGCGAAGCCCAGAAGGATTTGAGTTAAGTGTTGCGACAAATCACCTGGGACATTTCCTTTTGTGCAACCTGATGTTAGAGGATCTAAAGAAGTCATCTTCAGATCCAAGGCTTGTAATTTTGGGAACTGTCACCCACAATCCAGACGAACTAGGTGGGAAAATTCCGCCGCGTCCAGACTTGGGCGATTTGCAAGGCTTTGCAGAAGGATTTAAAGAGCCAATCTCAATGATTGATGGCAAGAAATTTGAACCAGTCAAAGCTTACAAAGACAGCAAGGTTTGTAACGTGCTAACCATGCGGGAACTCCATCAGCGCTATCACGAGTCAACAGGTATCGTCTTCAACTCTCTCTATCCGGGATGTGTTGCAGAAACGCCGCTATTTAGAAACCACTATCCCCTGTTTCAGAAAATCTTCCCATTATTCCAAAAGTACATCACTAAGGGATATGTGTCTCAGGAGTTGGCAGGAGAACGGGTTGCGGCAGTGGTTGCCGATCCTGAGTATAATCAATCTGGTGTGTATTGGAGTTGGGGAAATCGCCAGAAAGAAGATGGTAAATCCTTTGTTCAAAAGGTTTCTCCTCAAGCCCGCGATGATGATAAAGGCGATCGCTTATGGCAACTAAGCGCCAAGTTGGTTGGAATTGCATAA